A single genomic interval of Corylus avellana chromosome ca10, CavTom2PMs-1.0 harbors:
- the LOC132164621 gene encoding fasciclin-like arabinogalactan protein 12, translating to MHAKMTKQAVFSLSLVFLCLCSTTLGQAPAQAPAQAPAKPADAHPKHPHTPARPGTPDVIKILQNVGGFSILIRLLRTTAVADQIKGQLDNSNTGFTLFAPTDSSFSNLKSGTLNSLNNEEKIRLLQFHTLPKFYSLENFQTVTNPLRTQAGDSNPGDYPLNVTAAGGQVNISTGVVNATVSGTLFSANQLAVYRVDTVLLPMDIFVPKAPPAPAPAPVPVLKPKAKTKPAASPKSITPTSTPTPTTTTPTVVVDSGAVGLTKHGMLVSVGFSTFIAAFSL from the coding sequence ATGCATGCAAAGATGACCAAGCAGGCTGTCTTCTCCCTCTCACTTGTTTTTCTCTGCCTCTGCAGCACAACTTTAGGCCAGGCGCCAGCTCAGGCCCCAGCTCAGGCCCCGGCTAAGCCCGCCGACGCCCACCCTAAGCATCCCCATACACCGGCACGACCTGGGACCCCCGACGTCATCAAAATCCTCCAAAACGTCGGAGGATTCAGCATCCTAATCCGCCTCTTAAGGACCACTGCAGTGGCTGACCAAATCAAAGGGCAGCTCGACAATTCAAACACTGGTTTCACCCTTTTCGCTCCAACCGACTCCTCATTTTCCAACCTCAAATCGGGCACTTTAAACTCTCTCAACAACGAAGAAAAGATCCGGCTTTTGCAGTTTCACACCTTACCCAAATTTTATTCTCTGGAGAACTTCCAAACTGTGACAAACCCATTGCGAACGCAGGCAGGAGATTCCAACCCCGGTGATTACCCCCTAAATGTGACCGCTGCGGGAGGCCAAGTCAACATTTCCACCGGCGTTGTGAATGCCACAGTCAGCGGTACATTATTTTCCGCTAATCAACTTGCCGTGTATCGGGTGGACACAGTGCTTCTTCCGATGGACATCTTCGTTCCGAAGGCACCTCCGGCACCAGCGCCGGCACCGGTCCCAGTACTCAAGCCTAAGGCTAAGACGAAGCCAGCCGCTAGTCCAAAGAGTATTACTCCTACTAGTACTCCTACTCCTACTACTACTACTCCTACAGTAGTGGTTGATTCTGGTGCGGTGGGTCTCACAAAGCACGGAATGCTGGTGTCCGTCGGATTTTCTACTTTCATTGCAGCGTTTTCTCTGTGA